Proteins encoded within one genomic window of Pigmentiphaga sp. H8:
- a CDS encoding NtaA/DmoA family FMN-dependent monooxygenase (This protein belongs to a clade of FMN-dependent monooxygenases, within a broader family of flavin-dependent oxidoreductases, the luciferase-like monooxygenase (LMM) family, some of whose members use coenzyme F420 rather than FMN.), giving the protein MSHPTRRLHLGLMFWATGTHAAGWRLPDAREDAAFDIEFLQHVTQVAERARFDFLFLGDRLATDPRLQRTNPAQMSRLEPFTTAASLAAATSRIGIVVTANPTYYDPYSVARLMGSLDHVSAGRASWNIVTGADDIAAANFSRTEHWETGKRYDWADEFVDVVKALWDGAPSAEAPAGVPLDHDGRHFRIAGPLDVPRLPQRHAVILHAGTSDRSRELGAREADVIFAGQPDIPSAQAYYADIKQRAARYGRGEHEIAILPGLTPIVAPTTEEAVAIYDRLNGFLPLDPEEEAGEVRKGGLGRGRRRNLSALSETLGVDVRGNDPGAAVAPALYEQASEAGRRLIDETTRRTRRSLAGPARISYRDLIDTAGAMGAIVVGNPEEVADFIQAWFDQRAADGFNIFPAYVPGAVEAFAERVVPVLQRRGLFRLDYEGPTFRDHLGLGLPGSRRDRDQLVRL; this is encoded by the coding sequence ATGAGCCACCCCACCCGCCGCCTGCACCTGGGCCTGATGTTCTGGGCCACCGGCACCCACGCCGCCGGCTGGCGCCTGCCGGACGCCAGGGAAGACGCGGCGTTCGACATCGAGTTCCTGCAGCACGTGACGCAAGTCGCCGAGCGGGCCCGGTTCGACTTCCTGTTCCTGGGCGACCGGCTGGCCACGGATCCGCGGCTGCAACGCACCAATCCCGCGCAGATGTCGCGGCTGGAGCCGTTCACGACGGCCGCCAGCCTGGCCGCCGCCACGTCGCGGATCGGCATCGTCGTCACCGCCAATCCCACCTACTACGACCCCTATTCGGTGGCGCGCCTGATGGGGTCGCTGGACCACGTCAGCGCGGGCCGCGCGTCCTGGAACATCGTGACCGGCGCCGACGACATCGCCGCCGCCAACTTCAGCCGCACCGAGCATTGGGAAACGGGCAAGCGCTACGACTGGGCCGACGAGTTCGTCGACGTGGTGAAGGCATTGTGGGACGGCGCGCCGTCGGCCGAGGCTCCCGCGGGCGTTCCGCTGGATCACGACGGACGGCACTTCCGCATCGCTGGTCCGCTGGACGTTCCACGCCTGCCGCAGCGCCATGCGGTGATCCTGCACGCCGGTACCTCTGACCGGTCGCGCGAACTGGGCGCGCGCGAGGCGGACGTCATCTTCGCCGGCCAGCCCGACATTCCGTCGGCCCAGGCCTATTATGCCGACATCAAGCAGCGCGCCGCCCGCTACGGACGCGGCGAACACGAGATCGCCATCCTGCCGGGCCTCACGCCCATCGTCGCGCCCACGACCGAGGAAGCCGTGGCGATCTACGACCGGTTGAACGGCTTCCTGCCGCTGGATCCGGAGGAGGAGGCGGGCGAGGTGCGCAAGGGTGGATTGGGGCGCGGCCGCCGGCGCAACCTGAGCGCCTTGTCCGAGACCCTGGGCGTGGACGTGCGCGGCAACGACCCAGGCGCCGCCGTGGCGCCCGCGCTTTACGAGCAGGCGTCCGAAGCGGGGCGCAGGCTGATCGACGAGACCACCCGCCGTACCCGCCGGTCGCTGGCGGGGCCGGCGCGTATTTCCTATCGTGACCTGATCGACACGGCGGGGGCCATGGGGGCCATCGTGGTGGGCAACCCCGAGGAGGTCGCCGATTTCATCCAGGCCTGGTTCGACCAGCGGGCGGCGGACGGTTTCAACATATTTCCCGCCTACGTGCCTGGGGCCGTCGAGGCATTCGCGGAACGGGTCGTGCCGGTGCTGCAGCGGCGCGGCCTGTTCCGCCTGGACTACGAAGGCCCGACCTTCAGGGATCACCTGGGGCTGGGCCTGCCCGGTTCCCGCCGGGACCGGGATCAACTGGTGCGCTTGTAG
- a CDS encoding 3-hydroxybenzoate 6-monooxygenase: MTTGTQATAIVVGGGIGGLAAALALAREGVAVELLEQSPTIGEIGAGIQLGPNAFAALDALGVGEAARRRAVFTERLIMMDAVDATEVGGFDVGEAFRKRFGNPYAVIHRADIHLSILEAVQVHPLIRFKTSTRVQALELGDGKATVVDDQGGRHTADAVVGADGVKSVIRDTLIGDEARVTGHVVYRAVVDEADMPDDLKINAPVVWAGPNCHLVHYPLRNGHQYNLVVTFHSREPEVWGVREGSKEEVLSYFEGIHPRPHQMLHRPTSWKRWATADRDPQPRWGQGRATVLGDAAHPMTQYLAQGACMALEDAATLGAAVRHARGDLEAAFRLYENSRITRTARVVLSTRAMGTLYHAKGVERLVRNSLWVGRTQEQYYDAMQWLYGWRVATCLNPVV, translated from the coding sequence ATGACTACCGGAACCCAAGCAACCGCCATCGTGGTGGGCGGCGGCATCGGCGGCCTGGCGGCCGCGCTGGCGCTGGCCCGGGAAGGCGTGGCGGTCGAGCTGCTGGAACAAAGCCCCACCATCGGCGAGATCGGCGCCGGGATCCAGCTCGGCCCCAACGCCTTCGCCGCGCTGGACGCGCTGGGCGTGGGCGAGGCCGCGCGGCGCCGCGCCGTCTTCACCGAACGCCTGATCATGATGGACGCGGTCGATGCCACCGAGGTCGGCGGCTTCGACGTGGGCGAGGCGTTCCGCAAGCGCTTCGGCAATCCCTACGCCGTCATTCACCGCGCCGACATCCACCTGTCCATCCTGGAAGCGGTGCAGGTCCATCCGCTGATCCGCTTCAAGACCTCCACCCGCGTGCAGGCCCTGGAGCTGGGCGACGGCAAGGCCACGGTGGTGGACGACCAGGGCGGCCGCCACACGGCCGATGCGGTGGTCGGCGCCGACGGCGTGAAATCGGTGATACGCGACACGCTGATCGGCGACGAGGCCAGGGTAACGGGCCACGTGGTCTACCGCGCCGTGGTGGACGAGGCCGACATGCCCGACGACCTCAAGATCAATGCCCCGGTGGTCTGGGCCGGCCCCAACTGCCACCTCGTCCACTATCCGCTGCGCAACGGGCACCAGTACAACCTGGTGGTCACCTTCCACAGCCGCGAACCCGAGGTCTGGGGCGTGCGCGAGGGCAGCAAGGAAGAAGTGCTGTCCTACTTCGAGGGCATCCACCCCCGCCCGCACCAGATGCTGCACCGTCCCACGTCCTGGAAGCGCTGGGCCACCGCCGACCGCGACCCCCAGCCGCGCTGGGGCCAGGGCCGCGCCACCGTGCTGGGCGACGCCGCCCACCCGATGACCCAGTACCTGGCGCAGGGCGCCTGCATGGCGCTGGAAGACGCCGCCACGCTGGGCGCGGCGGTACGCCACGCCCGGGGCGACCTGGAAGCCGCGTTCCGGCTGTACGAGAACTCGCGCATCACCCGCACGGCGCGCGTGGTGCTGTCCACCCGGGCCATGGGCACGCTCTACCACGCCAAGGGCGTCGAGCGCCTGGTGCGCAATTCGCTGTGGGTGGGCCGCACGCAGGAACAGTATTACGACGCGATGCAGTGGCTGTACGGCTGGCGCGTGGCGACCTGCCTGAATCCGGTGGTGTAA
- a CDS encoding ATP-binding protein codes for MSIHSFLAVPARILLAVLALCAAAATAATWGALQTPWLGIAFTVGEAGNVRARGLPGGPAQGMEEGASRLALSRPGERAGLDVESDDLIEEPDFFDEYARMNRFFDRQGKFRALLDGPVQAEWTKADGSRATQVWTPAARPLGLLPATFWFQLAVSFAGCLIACWVWALRPTDLGAGMFALTGLAFPAFAVPAAIYSSRELALGGEMFHALSAANHAGAFMFGCALLAVFLCYPRRLVPVGALWALPVVYGGWWLADTMQWLPSQNWTRMGIMSEMLGAIALAGVQWRMSRGRPLDRAALRWLALSMLVGSGLFVFSTTGSKVLGFFPPISQGYAFGYFLIIYVGLAFGLRRYRLFDLDRWAYRILLWLAGALAVVLMDAALIVWLRWNPMFSMGVSLLLCGWLYFPFRQWLWRRLTGARGARVDSAFPDLIRIAFSPSRGEQERRWDALLGQLFDPLDIRRLSHAEAEDPRSATLLESGQALWVPSCGGLEARVLRLADRGRRLFAPHDAELAASLSSLVQKAGEGRDSYERGVREERHRIAQDMHDDIGARLLMLIHQASRAGDGVAADVARAAMSDLRTTLSALEGHSLPLADALADWRAEMATRCDAAGVDFVWNEFVPAMPLPDMQSALPARMKATLERALREGLSNALKHGGPTRIEVEVRAGNGRLDIVMVDDGMRGAGHGASVLGPASIGLGLAGMRRRLAEYQGVVGLERGEDGCILRIFLPLGAGPVAGASVEPAAPAEVRA; via the coding sequence ATGTCCATCCATTCGTTCCTGGCCGTGCCTGCCCGCATCCTGCTGGCGGTGCTGGCGCTGTGCGCGGCCGCCGCCACGGCGGCCACCTGGGGGGCGTTGCAGACGCCCTGGCTGGGCATCGCATTCACCGTGGGCGAAGCCGGCAACGTGCGCGCGCGCGGGCTGCCCGGCGGTCCCGCCCAGGGCATGGAGGAGGGCGCGTCGCGCCTGGCTCTCTCGCGTCCGGGAGAACGCGCCGGCCTGGACGTGGAATCCGACGACCTGATCGAAGAGCCCGATTTCTTCGACGAGTACGCGCGCATGAACCGGTTCTTCGACAGGCAGGGAAAGTTCCGCGCGCTGCTGGACGGACCCGTGCAGGCCGAATGGACGAAGGCCGACGGCTCGCGCGCGACGCAGGTGTGGACGCCCGCGGCCCGCCCCTTGGGATTGCTGCCGGCGACGTTCTGGTTCCAGCTCGCCGTCAGTTTCGCCGGGTGCCTGATCGCATGCTGGGTATGGGCCTTGCGGCCGACGGACCTGGGTGCGGGCATGTTCGCGCTGACCGGCCTGGCCTTCCCCGCGTTCGCGGTGCCGGCGGCGATCTACAGCAGCCGCGAGCTGGCGCTGGGCGGGGAAATGTTCCACGCGCTGTCCGCCGCCAATCATGCGGGCGCCTTCATGTTCGGATGCGCGCTGCTGGCGGTGTTCCTGTGTTATCCGAGGCGGCTGGTGCCGGTGGGCGCGCTGTGGGCGCTGCCCGTGGTGTATGGGGGCTGGTGGCTGGCCGACACGATGCAGTGGCTGCCCAGCCAGAACTGGACCCGCATGGGCATCATGTCCGAGATGCTGGGCGCGATCGCGCTGGCCGGCGTGCAGTGGAGAATGAGCCGCGGCCGTCCGCTGGACCGGGCCGCGTTGCGCTGGCTGGCCCTGTCCATGCTGGTGGGCAGCGGCCTGTTCGTCTTTTCCACGACCGGGTCCAAGGTGCTGGGCTTCTTTCCGCCCATCTCCCAGGGCTACGCCTTCGGCTACTTCCTGATCATCTACGTCGGGCTTGCGTTCGGCCTGCGCCGGTACCGGCTGTTCGACCTGGACCGCTGGGCCTACCGGATCCTGCTGTGGCTGGCCGGAGCGCTGGCGGTGGTGCTGATGGACGCGGCCCTGATCGTCTGGCTGCGCTGGAACCCGATGTTCTCGATGGGCGTGTCGCTGCTGCTGTGCGGCTGGCTGTATTTCCCGTTCCGCCAGTGGCTGTGGCGCCGGCTGACCGGTGCCCGGGGGGCGCGCGTCGACTCCGCCTTCCCCGACCTGATCCGCATCGCGTTCTCGCCCTCGCGCGGGGAACAGGAGCGCAGGTGGGACGCGCTGCTGGGGCAGTTGTTCGATCCGCTGGACATCCGCCGCCTTTCCCATGCCGAGGCCGAGGATCCCCGTTCGGCCACCTTGCTGGAGTCGGGGCAGGCGCTGTGGGTGCCGTCCTGCGGCGGCCTGGAGGCGCGGGTGCTGCGACTGGCCGATCGCGGCCGCCGGCTGTTCGCGCCGCACGACGCCGAGCTGGCGGCATCGCTGTCCAGCCTGGTGCAGAAGGCGGGCGAGGGGCGCGATTCCTACGAGCGGGGCGTGCGCGAAGAACGCCATCGCATCGCGCAGGACATGCACGACGACATCGGCGCGCGGCTGCTGATGCTGATCCACCAGGCGTCGCGCGCGGGCGACGGCGTGGCGGCCGATGTCGCGCGCGCGGCGATGAGCGACCTGCGCACCACGCTGTCGGCCCTGGAGGGCCACAGCCTGCCGCTGGCCGATGCCCTGGCCGACTGGCGCGCGGAGATGGCGACCCGCTGCGACGCGGCGGGCGTGGACTTCGTCTGGAACGAGTTCGTGCCGGCCATGCCGCTGCCCGACATGCAGTCGGCCCTGCCGGCCCGGATGAAGGCCACCCTGGAACGCGCCCTGCGCGAGGGCCTGTCGAACGCGCTCAAGCACGGCGGCCCGACCCGTATCGAAGTGGAGGTGCGGGCGGGCAACGGCCGGCTGGACATCGTCATGGTGGACGACGGCATGCGCGGCGCGGGCCATGGCGCGTCCGTCCTGGGGCCGGCCAGCATAGGCCTGGGCCTGGCCGGCATGCGGCGGCGCCTGGCCGAGTACCAGGGCGTCGTCGGGCTGGAACGCGGCGAGGACGGCTGCATCCTGAGGATCTTCCTGCCGCTGGGGGCCGGGCCCGTGGCCGGAGCGTCCGTGGAGCCGGCGGCGCCGGCGGAGGTGCGGGCATGA
- a CDS encoding aldo/keto reductase: MTYRPLGTTGLQVFPITFGGNVFGWTLDEAASFGILDALADRGMNFIDTADAYSRWVPGNQGGESETIIGNWFKRTGKRDRVILATKVGKPALGNPGGLSAAYIEKAVEGSLRRLRTDYIDLYQAHDDDASTPLEESLAAFDRLVKAGKVRAIGASNYTAARFQEALDVSRANGLAAYATLQPEYNLIERQAFETELEPVALRNQVAVINYYALASGFLSGKYRTAADLEGKARGSRVGTYLNERGLRILDALDQVAQRHGSTPAAVALAWLLHQPAVTAPIASATSAAQLDSLQAAATLALDAESLDLLAKASAY; encoded by the coding sequence ATGACCTATCGACCGCTCGGCACCACCGGCCTGCAGGTATTCCCCATCACTTTCGGCGGCAACGTGTTCGGCTGGACCCTGGACGAGGCCGCGTCGTTCGGCATCCTGGATGCGCTGGCCGACCGGGGCATGAACTTCATCGATACCGCCGACGCCTATTCGCGCTGGGTGCCGGGCAACCAGGGCGGCGAATCGGAAACCATCATCGGCAACTGGTTCAAGCGCACCGGCAAGCGCGACCGCGTGATCCTGGCCACCAAGGTGGGCAAGCCCGCGCTGGGCAACCCGGGGGGACTGTCGGCCGCGTACATAGAAAAGGCGGTGGAAGGTTCGCTGCGCCGCCTGCGGACGGACTACATCGATCTGTACCAGGCCCATGACGACGATGCCTCGACGCCGCTCGAGGAAAGCCTGGCGGCCTTCGACCGGCTGGTGAAGGCCGGCAAGGTCCGCGCGATCGGCGCGTCCAACTACACCGCCGCCCGCTTCCAGGAGGCCCTGGACGTGAGCCGGGCCAACGGCCTTGCCGCCTATGCCACGCTGCAGCCCGAGTACAACCTGATCGAGCGCCAGGCGTTCGAGACCGAACTGGAGCCGGTGGCGCTGCGCAACCAGGTGGCCGTCATCAACTACTATGCGCTGGCCAGCGGCTTCCTGAGCGGCAAGTACCGCACCGCTGCCGATCTCGAAGGCAAGGCGCGCGGCAGCCGGGTGGGCACGTACCTGAACGAGCGCGGCCTGCGCATCCTCGACGCCCTGGACCAGGTGGCCCAGCGGCACGGCTCGACCCCGGCGGCCGTGGCCCTGGCCTGGCTGCTGCACCAGCCCGCGGTAACGGCGCCCATCGCCAGCGCCACCTCGGCCGCTCAGCTCGATTCGCTGCAGGCCGCCGCCACGCTGGCGCTGGACGCGGAATCGCTGGACCTGCTTGCCAAGGCTAGCGCCTACTAG
- a CDS encoding acyl-CoA thioesterase, whose translation MNDSQHKLSMTILMTPDMANFSGNVHGGTILKYLDQVAYACASRYAGRYVVTLSVDQVVFRQPIHVGELVTFYAAVNYTGRTSMEIGIKVVTEDIRSKTVRHANSCYFTMVAVGDDGVPVPVPPLVPQDEEERQRCEAALLRRELRQEMERRHQLIKERTTHAGGAT comes from the coding sequence ATGAACGATTCCCAGCACAAGCTTTCCATGACGATCCTGATGACGCCCGACATGGCGAACTTCTCGGGCAACGTCCATGGCGGCACCATCCTCAAGTATCTCGACCAGGTCGCCTACGCCTGTGCCAGCCGCTACGCGGGGCGCTACGTGGTCACGCTGTCGGTCGACCAGGTCGTGTTCCGCCAGCCCATCCACGTGGGCGAACTGGTCACCTTCTACGCCGCGGTCAACTACACCGGGCGCACGTCCATGGAGATCGGCATCAAGGTCGTGACCGAGGACATCCGCAGCAAGACCGTGCGCCATGCCAACAGCTGCTATTTCACGATGGTCGCGGTGGGCGACGACGGCGTGCCGGTACCGGTGCCCCCGCTCGTGCCGCAGGACGAGGAAGAACGCCAGCGCTGCGAGGCGGCGCTGCTGCGGCGCGAGCTGCGGCAGGAAATGGAAAGGCGGCACCAACTGATCAAGGAACGCACCACGCACGCGGGCGGCGCGACCTGA
- a CDS encoding LLM class flavin-dependent oxidoreductase, producing MSSTSAPLSRAGGLLLAYVHRGAEPSSETAFAGSLLSSLAREIERAGFDLLVLDDEPRVAGAAPRVRIDPFTAASFVATRTRHLGLAVTADAAYYEPFNLARLTASLDHITHGRAALNLVHDPARAAAVNFGVRDRAAPADPARHAREFLHVVRALWDSWEDDAFLRDKASGRFVDGDKVHAIAHRGEHFQVQGPLNVARPPQGQLPLVHVERSPASRPWAAAEADVVVVAAGDEGGVREAAQSLRALAVREGRAANPPLALAPIVPWVADTPDEAQRLRARVSARPDAVAVIGTPDEIAATLQAWVVHGVVDGFAVLPAPEAGQGPRFAEQVVPALVRRGAIGPAAAAAAFTLRGRLGLARPANRHASLPQPVNG from the coding sequence ATGTCCTCCACATCCGCACCCCTTTCGCGCGCCGGCGGCCTGCTGCTGGCCTACGTGCATCGCGGCGCCGAGCCCTCGAGCGAGACGGCGTTCGCCGGGTCGCTGCTGAGCAGCCTCGCGCGGGAAATCGAGCGCGCCGGCTTCGATCTGCTGGTGCTCGACGACGAGCCCCGGGTGGCAGGCGCCGCACCGCGCGTGCGCATCGATCCGTTCACCGCCGCCTCCTTCGTCGCGACGCGCACCCGTCATCTGGGCCTGGCCGTGACGGCCGACGCCGCCTACTACGAACCGTTCAACCTGGCCCGCCTGACGGCTTCGCTGGACCACATTACCCACGGACGCGCCGCGCTCAACCTGGTGCACGACCCGGCGCGCGCGGCGGCGGTCAATTTCGGCGTGCGCGATCGCGCCGCGCCGGCGGATCCCGCGCGGCATGCCCGGGAGTTCCTGCACGTGGTGCGCGCGCTGTGGGACAGCTGGGAGGACGATGCCTTCCTGCGCGACAAGGCCAGCGGCCGCTTCGTGGACGGCGACAAGGTCCATGCCATCGCGCACCGGGGCGAGCATTTCCAGGTCCAGGGGCCGCTGAACGTCGCGCGGCCGCCGCAGGGCCAGTTGCCGTTGGTCCATGTCGAACGCTCGCCTGCGTCGCGCCCGTGGGCCGCGGCAGAGGCCGATGTCGTGGTGGTGGCCGCCGGGGACGAGGGCGGTGTGCGCGAGGCGGCCCAGTCGCTGCGCGCGCTGGCCGTGCGCGAGGGGCGCGCGGCGAACCCGCCGCTGGCGCTCGCGCCCATCGTGCCCTGGGTGGCCGATACGCCCGACGAAGCGCAACGGCTGCGCGCCCGCGTGTCCGCTCGTCCCGACGCCGTCGCGGTGATCGGCACGCCGGACGAAATCGCCGCCACCTTGCAGGCCTGGGTGGTACACGGCGTGGTGGACGGTTTCGCGGTGCTGCCCGCGCCCGAGGCCGGCCAGGGGCCCCGCTTCGCGGAACAGGTGGTGCCGGCGCTGGTCCGGCGCGGCGCGATCGGGCCTGCGGCCGCGGCCGCCGCGTTCACGCTGCGCGGGCGGCTGGGCCTGGCTCGTCCCGCCAATCGCCATGCTTCCCTTCCGCAACCCGTCAACGGATGA
- a CDS encoding response regulator transcription factor: MNDILIVEDLPEAAAMLNEAVMLAFPEAHVRCGQDLAQAGAAIAERVPDLALVDLGLPDGDGTELIATLTLRHPRCTVVVSSITGEDSKLFAALQAGAQGYVLKEHPPAQLAAMLTGIAQGQPPLSPAIARRLLDHFRLRPATVISPLSARENEVLVLLARGLRLGEIATALGISRHTVGDHVKHIYEKLNIASRAEAALRAKSFGLV; encoded by the coding sequence ATGAACGACATCCTGATCGTCGAGGACCTGCCGGAAGCGGCGGCCATGCTGAACGAGGCCGTGATGCTGGCCTTTCCGGAGGCGCACGTGCGCTGCGGCCAGGACCTGGCGCAGGCGGGCGCGGCCATCGCCGAGCGGGTGCCGGACCTGGCCCTGGTGGACCTGGGCCTGCCCGATGGCGACGGCACCGAGCTGATCGCCACCCTGACGCTGCGCCATCCGCGCTGCACCGTGGTGGTGTCCAGCATCACGGGCGAGGACAGCAAGCTGTTCGCGGCCTTGCAGGCCGGCGCGCAGGGCTATGTGCTGAAGGAGCATCCGCCGGCCCAGCTCGCGGCCATGCTGACCGGCATCGCCCAGGGCCAGCCGCCGCTGTCCCCCGCCATCGCGCGCCGGCTGCTGGATCATTTCCGCCTGCGGCCGGCCACGGTCATCAGCCCGCTGTCGGCCAGGGAGAACGAAGTGCTGGTGCTGCTGGCGCGCGGCCTGCGGCTGGGCGAGATCGCCACCGCGCTGGGCATCTCGCGCCATACCGTGGGCGACCACGTCAAGCACATCTACGAGAAGCTCAACATCGCCTCGCGCGCCGAGGCGGCGCTGCGCGCCAAGTCCTTCGGCCTGGTCTGA
- a CDS encoding PepSY domain-containing protein: MRKFGVLLHRWLGLGVAAFLFIAGLTGAFISWDHELDAWLNPQLFEPATQGEPLPVETLIARLEAEDPRLMVTFSPLEVEPGHALLVSVTGRIDPATGKAFPLDFNQVALDPVTGDVQGRREWGAISLSRENLLPFLYKLHYTMHLPDVKGVELGMWFMGLVSIAWFLDCFVALYLSFPSWRAWRKSFAFRVGKGGYALNFDVHRSGGVWLWALLLLLAVTSISLNLGNEVVRPVVNQISPLTPTPFETRPLRPLDQPIMPTLTRTRIVELGRAEAERLGIAEPAGAVFYGALQGIYGVGFYEPGNDHGDGGLGNSWLYFDEKNGALLGKHIPGTGSAGDVFMQAQFPLHSGRILGIPGRIFVSLLGLSVAILSVTGVVIWAKKRKGRMASARAARARMQPAAATSSPGLS; encoded by the coding sequence TTGCGCAAATTCGGAGTCCTGCTACACCGCTGGTTGGGCCTGGGCGTCGCCGCCTTCCTGTTCATCGCCGGCCTGACCGGCGCCTTCATTTCGTGGGACCACGAGCTCGACGCCTGGCTGAACCCGCAGTTGTTCGAGCCCGCCACGCAGGGCGAGCCGCTGCCGGTCGAGACCCTGATCGCCCGGCTGGAAGCCGAGGACCCGCGCCTGATGGTCACCTTCAGCCCGCTGGAGGTCGAACCCGGCCATGCCCTGCTGGTCTCGGTCACCGGCCGCATCGACCCGGCCACCGGCAAGGCCTTCCCGCTGGACTTCAACCAGGTCGCGCTCGATCCGGTCACCGGCGACGTCCAGGGCCGGCGCGAGTGGGGCGCTATTTCGCTCAGCCGCGAGAACCTGCTGCCTTTCCTGTACAAGCTGCACTACACCATGCACCTGCCCGACGTGAAGGGCGTGGAGCTGGGCATGTGGTTCATGGGGCTGGTCAGCATCGCCTGGTTCCTGGACTGCTTCGTCGCGCTCTACCTGTCCTTCCCCTCGTGGCGCGCCTGGCGCAAGTCGTTCGCGTTCCGGGTCGGCAAGGGCGGCTACGCGCTCAATTTCGACGTGCATCGCTCCGGCGGCGTCTGGCTGTGGGCGCTGCTGCTCCTGCTGGCGGTGACCTCGATCTCGCTCAACCTCGGCAACGAGGTCGTGCGCCCGGTGGTCAACCAGATCTCGCCGCTGACGCCCACGCCGTTCGAGACGCGCCCCTTGCGCCCGCTGGACCAGCCCATCATGCCGACGCTGACCCGGACGCGGATCGTCGAACTGGGCAGGGCCGAGGCCGAGCGCCTGGGCATCGCCGAACCGGCCGGCGCCGTGTTCTACGGCGCGTTGCAGGGCATCTATGGCGTGGGCTTCTACGAACCCGGCAACGACCACGGCGACGGCGGGCTCGGCAACAGCTGGCTGTATTTCGACGAAAAGAACGGCGCACTGCTGGGCAAGCACATTCCCGGCACCGGCAGCGCGGGCGACGTCTTCATGCAGGCCCAGTTCCCGCTGCATTCCGGCCGCATCCTGGGCATTCCGGGCCGCATCTTCGTTTCCCTGCTGGGACTGTCGGTGGCCATCCTGAGCGTGACGGGCGTCGTGATCTGGGCGAAGAAGCGCAAGGGCCGGATGGCCTCGGCCAGGGCGGCGCGGGCCCGCATGCAGCCCGCCGCGGCTACGAGTTCGCCTGGCCTGTCTTGA
- a CDS encoding NAD(P)-dependent oxidoreductase, translating into MPRPAIALLHPGAMGAALGACLVSTGHRVLWSSAGRSAATAERARKAGLEDAGPLADTLRAADIAISVCPPDNALDLARDVAHHGYGGVFVDANAVSPATLGQIEEAVRAGGARFVDGGIIGQPPRAAGSTRLYLAGDGASDIAALFAGSALEAIALDSPAGSASALKICYAAWSKGATALLAGIRALARHEGVEPALLAEWQRSSPQTPARSEEVAQKAEKAWRWVGEMEEIASTFHAAGLPSGFHLAAADIFRRLDVYKDAPRPPAMDEALDRLRR; encoded by the coding sequence ATGCCCCGTCCCGCCATCGCCCTCCTGCATCCCGGCGCCATGGGCGCGGCCCTTGGCGCCTGCCTGGTCTCCACCGGCCACCGCGTGCTCTGGAGTTCCGCCGGGCGCAGCGCCGCCACGGCCGAACGGGCGCGCAAGGCCGGCCTGGAAGACGCCGGCCCCCTGGCCGACACGCTGCGGGCCGCCGACATCGCCATCTCGGTCTGCCCGCCGGACAACGCGCTCGATCTGGCCCGCGACGTCGCGCACCACGGATACGGCGGCGTGTTCGTCGATGCCAACGCGGTCTCGCCGGCCACCCTCGGGCAGATCGAGGAAGCCGTGCGCGCCGGCGGCGCGCGCTTCGTCGACGGCGGCATCATCGGCCAGCCGCCGCGCGCGGCGGGCAGCACCCGCCTCTACCTGGCCGGCGACGGCGCTTCGGACATCGCCGCGCTGTTCGCAGGCAGCGCGCTCGAGGCCATCGCGCTGGACTCCCCGGCCGGCAGCGCCTCGGCGCTGAAGATCTGCTATGCCGCCTGGAGCAAGGGCGCCACCGCCCTGCTGGCCGGCATACGCGCGCTGGCCCGCCACGAAGGCGTGGAGCCGGCCCTGCTGGCCGAATGGCAGCGGTCCAGCCCGCAGACGCCGGCGCGGTCCGAAGAGGTCGCGCAGAAGGCCGAAAAAGCCTGGCGCTGGGTGGGCGAGATGGAAGAGATCGCCTCCACCTTCCATGCCGCCGGACTGCCTTCGGGTTTTCACCTCGCGGCGGCGGACATCTTCCGGCGGCTGGACGTCTACAAGGATGCCCCCCGGCCGCCCGCCATGGACGAGGCGCTGGACCGGCTGCGGCGCTGA